In Silene latifolia isolate original U9 population chromosome 3, ASM4854445v1, whole genome shotgun sequence, a single window of DNA contains:
- the LOC141648098 gene encoding squalene monooxygenase SE1-like — protein MLEFLRNYSVILSIFLASLLLLLGFVLRGRKPKHQKLECETEDFSASYGYGGDVIIVGAGVAGAALAYSLAKDGRNVRVLERDLRAPDRIAGELLHPGGYSKLIQLGLRDCLDNVDAQTVVGYQFYKDGKNLTLTYPCENFTSHVTARSFYNGRFVQRLREKAASLPNLKLEQGTVMSLVEEQGVVKGVHYKTKNGEELTAYAPLTIVCDGCASNLRRSLCSPSPKVDVPSYFVGVVLKNCQLSLPDHAQIVLGDPSMILFYPISSVEIRCLVDVPIGPDQKLPSLANGEMAEYMKTIVAPQVPAELYEAFVAAVDEGNIRTLPNRSMPATLQRMPGALLVGDAFNMRHPFTGGGMTVALSDIVVLRDVLRPLKDLNDLTGLCKCLDSFYTLRKPAACIINTLAGLFYEVFCASPDEAHKEMRNALFDYLGLGGECSTGPTGLLGGLYPQPLRLAAHLMAVAIYAFGRLLLPFPSPKRLWLGLRVLMGASGIIYPLLKAERLGQMFLPAKLSAFN, from the exons ATGTTGGAGTTTCTGAGAAATTACTCTGTTATTTTGTCCATTTTCTTGGcttctctcctcctccttcttGGGTTTGTTCTTCGTGGCCGGAAACCTAAGCATCAGAAGTTGGAGTGCGAAACTGAAGATTTCTCCGCCTCATACGGATACGGTGGCGATGTTATTATCGTTGGTGCTGGTGTTGCTGGAGCTGCTCTCGCTTACTCACTTGCTAAG GATGGGCGGAATGTTCGCGTACTTGAACGGGACTTACGTGCACCTGACAGAATAGCCGGTGAATTGCTGCATCCTGGAGGATACTCCAAATTGATCCAATTAGGTCTTCGAG ACTGTTTAGATAATGTGGATGCTCAGACAGTTGTTGGCTATCAATTTTATAAAGATGGCAAGAATCTCACATTGACTTACCCCTGCGAAAACTTTACCTCACACGTCACTGCAAGATCCTTTTACAATGGACGTTTCGTTCAGAGGCTCAGAGAAAAAGCAGCTTCTCTTCCCAA TTTGAAGTTAGAGCAAGGGACAGTTATGTCTTTGGTTGAAGAGCAAGGTGTTGTAAAAGGAGTTCATTATAAGACTAAGAATGGTGAAGAGTTAACGGCCTATGCACCTCTTACCATTGTATGTGATGGCTGTGCCTCAAATTTGAGGCGTTCTCTTTGTTCGCCATCTCCAAAG GTAGACGTCCCCTCGTATTTTGTTGGGGTGGTGTTGAAGAATTGTCAGTTGTCACTACCAGATCATGCTCAAATTGTTTTAGGAGACCCGTCAATGATTCTGTTTTATCCAATCAGCAGTGTAGAAATCCGATGCTTGGTTGACGTGCCTATTGGTCCCGACCAAAAGTTACCTTCTCTGGCGAATGGTGAAATGGCAGAATATATGAAAACCATAGTTGCTCCTCAG GTTCCCGCTGAACTGTACGAGGCATTTGTAGCAGCTGTTGATGAAGGGAATATAAGAACACTGCCTAATAGAAGTATGCCAGCAACACTTCAGCGAATGCCTGGAGCTTTACTAGTTGGGGATGCATTCAACATGCGTCATCCTTTTACTGGAGGCGGCATGACAGTGGCGTTGTCAGATATAGTTGTTCTCCGAGATGTTTTAAGGCCATTGAAGGACTTGAATGATTTAACTGGATTATGCAAATGCTTGGACTCTTTTTACACCCTACGCAAG CCGGCAGCATGTATTATAAACACATTGGCGGGGTTGTTTTACGAAGTATTTTGTGCATCACCTGATGAGGCCCATAAGGAAATGCGTAACGCGTTATTTGACTACTTAGGGCTTGGAGGAGAATGCTCAACTGGACCAACTGGTTTACTTGGTGGTCTATACCCTCAGCCCCTACGGTTAGCTGCTCACTTAATGGCGGTGGCTATATATGCTTTTGGCCGTCTCTTGCTTCCTTTTCCTTCTCCTAAGCGCCTTTGGCTTGGTTTACGAGTCCTCATG GGTGCATCAGGCATCATATATCCACTACTGAAGGCGGAAAGGCTGGGGCAAATGTTCTTGCCTGCAAAATTGTCAGCATTCAACTGA